In Arachis hypogaea cultivar Tifrunner chromosome 17, arahy.Tifrunner.gnm2.J5K5, whole genome shotgun sequence, a single window of DNA contains:
- the LOC112764855 gene encoding uncharacterized acetyltransferase At3g50280 gives MNSTSPVSECFVKPHHSTQDSTQLCHLTPWDLAMLSVHYIQKGLLFKKPQNQPQNFTQNLLHDLKHSLSLTLIHFYPLAGRLVTHQTQDPPSYSVSVDCVNSPGAKFIHATVDLTVSDILSPVDVPPIVQSFFDHDRAVSHDGHHVSLLTIKVTELIDGVFIGCSMNHSLADGTSYWNFFNAWSKIFQSHSQSKFKGEQDVDVANISHKPIHKRWFPQGCGPIINLPFKHHDEFVCRFEAPKLRERIFHFSAESIAKLKAKANQESNTTKISSFQSLSALVWRCITRARRLPHDRKTSCKLAMNNRSRMEPPLPPEYFGNVLHAVSAAMTAGELLEHDLGWAAWKIHLAVVNHNNGVTLEFLKEWLKSPVIYQHARFFEPASVMMGSSPRFNMYGNEFGMGKAVAVLSGYANKFDGKVTSYPGREGGGSVDLEMCLFPDSMCALESDQEFMNAVSVSN, from the coding sequence ATGAATAGCACATCCCCTGTTTCGGAATGCTTCGTGAAGCCACACCACAGCACGCAAGACTCAACACAACTGTGCCACCTAACACCATGGGATCTTGCCATGCTCTCCGTCCATTACATCCAAAAGGGACTTCTCTTCAAGAAGCCACAAAACCAACCTCAAAATTTCACCCAAAATCTATTGCACGATCTCAAACACTCACTCTCTCTTACCCTTATCCATTTCTATCCCTTGGCTGGTCGCCTTGTTACTCACCAAACCCAAGACCCTCCCTCTTATTCTGTCTCCGTTGACTGCGTCAACTCTCCCGGAGCAAAATTCATCCACGCAACGGTGGATCTCACCGTATCTGATATCCTCTCCCCCGTTGACGTCCCTCCGATTGTTCAGTCGTTCTTTGATCATGACAGAGCCGTCAGTCATGACGGCCACCACGTGTCCCTCTTAACCATCAAAGTCACTGAACTAATCGACGGCGTTTTTATTGGCTGCTCCATGAACCATTCCCTCGCTGATGGCACTTCTTACTGGAACTTCTTCAACGCTTGGTCTAAGATCTTTCAATCTCATTCTCAATCTAAATTCAAAGGGGAACAAGACGTTGATGTTGCCAACATTTCCCACAAGCCCATTCACAAGCGCTGGTTTCCACAGGGTTGTGGCCCAATAATCAATCTCCCATTCAAACACCATGACGAGTTTGTCTGTAGATTCGAAGCACCAAAACTCAGAGAGAGGATCTTCCACTTCAGTGCAGAATCCATTGCCAAGCTGAAAGCAAAGGCAAACCAGGAATCCAACACCACCAAGATCTCTTCATTCCAATCATTGTCAGCACTTGTTTGGAGATGCATCACTCGTGCTCGCAGATTACCGCATGATAGAAAGACGAGTTGCAAGCTGGCAATGAACAATCGAAGCAGAATGGAACCTCCTCTGCCTCCGGAATACTTTGGGAACGTACTTCATGCGGTGAGTGCAGCAATGACAGCAGGGGAATTGCTTGAACATGATCTGGGTTGGGCAGCGTGGAAGATCCACCTGGCTGTTGTGAACCATAATAATGGAGTGACGCTTGAGTTTCTCAAAGAGTGGTTAAAGTCTCCAGTGATCTATCAACATGCTCGGTTCTTTGAACCGGCTAGTGTGATGATGGGTAGTTCACCGAGATTCAACATGTATGGGAATGAATTTGGAATGGGGAAAGCGGTGGCGGTTCTGAGTGGATATGCTAATAAATTTGATGGGAAAGTAACGTCATACCCTGGCCGCGAAGGAGGTGGAAGCGTTGACTTGGAAATGTGTCTTTTTCCAGATTCAATGTGTGCGTTGGAATCTGACCAAGAGTTCATGAATGCGGTTTCTGTGTCTAATTAA
- the LOC112766904 gene encoding uncharacterized acetyltransferase At3g50280-like — MRSSRVVKRISECLVKPHLPNEESTQLCHLTPWDIVPLSIHYIQKGLLFTKPQNQPQDFTHNLLHNLKNSLSLTLLHFYPLAGRLVTHQTQDPPSYSVSLDCINSPGARFIHAILDLTVSDILSPVYVPPTVHSFFDLNKAVNHDGHAMPLLSVQVTELIDGVFIGCSMNHCVADGTSYWSFFNTWSEIFQSQAKGEDVNVVNISHRPIHKRWFPELINLPFKHHGEFICRYEAPKLRERIFHFTADSIAKLKAKANKDSSTNEISSFQSLSAHVWRSITRARSVPCDQRSGCIVVINNRTRMEPPLPQEYFGNSVNSVRAVTTAGELSEHDLGWAAGKVHEAVAKYNHRVVMDWLNQWVRSPAIHQTGRFIDPYSVVMSSSPRFNVYGNEFGMGKAVAVLSGYANKFDGKVTSYPGREGGGSIQLEVCLSPHTMSALESDQHFMDTVSVFNPLH; from the coding sequence ATGAGGAGCAGTCGAGTAGTTAAGCGCATTTCAGAATGCCTCGTGAAGCCACACCTCCCAAACGAGGAATCAACGCAGTTGTGCCACTTAACTCCGTGGGATATTGTCCCCTTGTCCATTCATTATATCCAGAAAGGCCTTCTTTTCACGAAACCACAAAACCAGCCACAAGATTTCACCCATAATCTGTTGCATAATCTGAAAAATTCCCTCTCTCTTACCCTTCTCCATTTCTATCCACTTGCAGGCCGCCTTGTGACTCACCAAACCCAAGACCCTCCCTCTTATTCTGTCTCTCTTGATTGCATCAACTCTCCAGGAGCAAGATTCATCCATGCAATCTTAGACCTCACCGTATCCGATATCCTCTCTCCTGTCTATGTCCCCCCTACTGTTCACTCGTTCTTCGACCTCAACAAAGCAGTCAACCATGACGGTCACGCCATGCCTCTCTTGTCTGTCCAAGTCACTGAGCTAATCGATGGTGTTTTCATAGGCTGTTCCATGAACCACTGTGTCGCTGATGGCACTTCTTATTGGAGCTTCTTCAACACGTGGTCTGAGATATTTCAATCTCAAGCCAAAGGGGAAGATGTTAATGTTGTCAACATTTCTCACCGACCAATCCACAAGCGCTGGTTTCCAGAGTTAATTAATCTTCCCTTCAAACACCATGGCGAGTTTATCTGCAGATACGAAGCACCCAAGCTGAGAGAGAGGATCTTCCACTTCACAGCTGATTCTATCGCGAAACTCAAAGCCAAAGCCAACAAAGATTCCAGCACCAACGAAATCTCTTCGTTCCAGTCATTGTCAGCTCACGTTTGGAGAAGCATAACACGTGCTCGCAGCGTGCCGTGTGATCAAAGAAGCGGTTGCATAGTGGTTATAAACAACAGAACGAGAATGGAACCGCCTCTGCCGCAAGAGTACTTCGGAAACTCAGTTAACTCTGTGAGAGCGGTTACAACAGCAGGGGAGCTGAGTGAGCATGATCTGGGTTGGGCAGCGGGTAAGGTGCACGAAGCTGTTGCAAAATACAACCACAGAGTGGTGATGGATTGGCTCAACCAGTGGGTGCGATCCCCTGCTATTCATCAAACCGGTCGCTTCATTGATCCGTACAGTGTGGTGATGAGCAGTTCTCCAAGGTTCAATGTTTATGGGAATGAATTTGGAATGGGGAAAGCCGTGGCGGTTCTGAGTGGATATGCCAACAAGTTTGACGGCAAGGTGACGTCATATCCTGGCCGTGAAGGTGGGGGAAGCATTCAATTGGAAGTGTGTCTTTCTCCTCATACAATGAGCGCCTTGGAATCTGACCAACACTTCATGGATACGGTTTCTGTGTTCAATCCCCTCCACTAG